A stretch of the Argentina anserina chromosome 6, drPotAnse1.1, whole genome shotgun sequence genome encodes the following:
- the LOC126797222 gene encoding probable rhamnogalacturonate lyase B has product MRKWGCLVGTLALLVLVFLLVGHGNNISTPSRKLMQSEDSVIQKDSGRYYGVKMMNTSDKMVLDNGLVQLTFSNPAGDITGIRYGGIDNLLEIHNKPTNRGYWDLTWNNPGDESRSSVFEGILGTEFRVVTASEDQVEVSFTRRYNASLPQGVTVPFNVDKRYILQRGRSGFYSYAIFERLEGWPEATVDQIRMAFKLQQAKFRYMALSDTRQRFMPTAYERGVYGIKLAYREAVLLNNTGEVDDKYQYTVEDKDNKLHGWICTDEKSPVGFWMITPSDEFRMAGPFKQCLTSHVGPTTLSVFVSSHYAGNVAMNFQQGEAWKKVFGPVFVYLNSAPPGSTDSTSILWKNAKQQMLEEVKSWPYNFTESQDFPSSDQRGSLSSRLLIHDKYINHQPLHSASFAYVGLAAPGLVGSWQRESKGYQFWTQADIKGHFIIKDVRPGTYSLYASVPGIIGDYKYEADITIEPGSKIQLPPFIYRPPRTGPTLWEIGIPDRTAAEFYIPDPYPTLTNKLYNVSERFRQYGLWERYADRYPDSDLVYKVGASNYSTDWFYAQVTRKIGNATYVGTTWQIQFDLDSVTHPRIFTLRLALASASNAKLQVRVNYFNINLPLFSTGKIGVDNAIARHGIHGLYSLFSVRVPSFLLRQRTNTIYLTQSKGGSPFTGIMYDYIRLEGPPF; this is encoded by the coding sequence ATGAGGAAATGGGGTTGTCTTGTAGGGACACTAGCATTGCTGGTTTTAGTTTTTCTCCTGGTTGGTCATGGAAATAACATTAGTACCCCATCGAGAAAATTAATGCAGAGCGAGGACTCTGtaatacagaaagattctgGACGTTATTATGGGGTGAAGATGATGAATACATCTGATAAAATGGTGTTGGATAACGGCCTTGTCCAACTAACTTTCTCTAATCCCGCCGGAGACATTACCGGAATCAGATACGGTGGAATTGACAACTTGCTTGAAATCCATAATAAGCCAACTAATAGAGGATACTGGGACTTGACCTGGAACAATCCAGGAGATGAGAGCAGGAGTAGTGTCTTTGAAGGAATATTAGGCACAGAATTTCGAGTGGTAACAGCTAGTGAAGACCAAGTAGAGGTCTCTTTTACCAGGAGATACAATGCTTCCCTTCCCCAGGGTGTGACAGTTCCCTTCAACGTAGACAAAAGGTACATATTGCAGCGTGGTCGTTCTGGCTTCTACTCATATGCCATTTTTGAACGCTTGGAAGGATGGCCAGAAGCGACGGTTGATCAAATTAGAATGGCTTTCAAGCTTCAACAAGCCAAGTTCAGGTACATGGCGCTATCGGATACTAGACAAAGGTTCATGCCAACAGCCTACGAACGTGGAGTTTATGGTATCAAACTCGCATATAGGGAAGCAGTTCTCCTAAACAATACAGGAGAAGTCGATGACAAGTATCAGTACACAGTGGAGGACAAAGATAATAAGTTGCATGGTTGGATTTGCACAGATGAGAAATCACCAGTTGGGTTTTGGATGATCACACCAAGTGATGAGTTCCGCATGGCCGGTCCCTTCAAGCAGTGCCTCACTTCCCACGTCGGTCCAACTACACTCTCAGTGTTTGTTAGTAGCCATTACGCTGGGAATGTTGCGATGAATTTCCAACAAGGTGAGGCATGGAAAAAGGTTTTCGGTCCGGTTTTTGTCTATCTTAACTCTGCTCCTCCAGGCTCAACGGATTCCACCAGCATTCTCTGGAAAAATGCTAAGCAACAGATGCTTGAAGAAGTTAAGAGCTGGCCATACAACTTCACTGAATCTCAAGACTTTCCTTCTTCTGATCAAAGGGGATCACTGTCCAGCAGACTACTTATACATGATAAGTACATCAATCACCAGCCCCTTCATTCGGCAAGTTTCGCTTATGTGGGACTTGCAGCACCTGGATTAGTTGGATCATGGCAAAGGGAAAGCAAGGGGTACCAATTCTGGACTCAAGCTGACATAAAAGGTCACTTCATCATCAAAGACGTCCGTCCCGGAACTTATAGCTTGTATGCATCAGTTCCTGGCATTATTGGGGACTACAAATATGAAGCTGATATAACAATTGAACCAGGAAGCAAAATCCAACTGCCTCCTTTCATCTACAGACCTCCAAGAACTGGTCCTACTTTGTGGGAAATTGGCATCCCTGATCGGACTGCTGCCGAGTTCTACATACCCGATCCATATCCAACTCTCACAAATAAGTTGTACAATGTATCAGAAAGGTTCCGGCAGTATGGACTGTGGGAACGTTATGCAGATCGATACCCCGACTCTGATCTTGTCTACAAAGTTGGTGCTAGCAATTACAGTACAGATTGGTTTTACGCTCAAGTGACCAGGAAGATAGGAAATGCAACCTACGTAGGAACCACCTGGCAGATTCAATTTGATCTCGACAGTGTGACTCATCCCAGAATTTTCACACTCCGATTGGCATTAGCCTCGGCCAGTAATGCAAAATTGCAGGTTCGGGTTAACTACTTCAATATCAATCTACCACTTTTTTCTACAGGTAAAATAGGTGTGGACAATGCCATAGCAAGACATGGAATTCATGGTCTGTACTCGTTGTTCAGTGTTAGGGTACCAAGTTTTCTTCTGCGCCAAAGAACAAACACAATCTATCTTACACAGTCAAAAGGCGGATCACCTTTCACAGGAATCATGTATGACTACATAAGACTTGAAGGACCTCCATTTTAA
- the LOC126801171 gene encoding exocyst complex component EXO84B, with amino-acid sequence MASAKTARSRGTPVKENGVKLEEGLNVFKTDRFDAQSYVQSRCSLNEKELRQFCSNLFDLKKAAAEEMRRSVYANYSAFIQTSKEISDLEGQLSSVRNLLSTLATVNHDLSEGVKFDLSKSVEGSTENGSLTFEDREPSDLEKWLVEFPDLLDVLLAERRVDEALAALEEGEHVASEAKQLKMLDPALLMSLQNSVTERRQKLADQLAEAANQPSTRGGELRSAILALKKLGDGPRAHSLLLNAHYQRYQYNMQSLRPSSTSYGGAYTAALSQLVFSAIAQAATDSATIFENEPDYTSELVMWAIKQTEAFALLIKRHALASSAAAGGLRAAAECVQIALGHCSLLEARGLALCPVLLKLFRPSVEQALEANLKRIEESTSALAAADDWVLTAAPMATRQPGRPSSSFLGNTTAFQHKLTSSAHRFNWMVQDFFEDVGPLLSMQLGGQTLEGLFQVFNSYVNMLIKALPGSMDEEANYEGSGNKIVRMAGDEAQQMALLANASLLADELLPRAAMKLAPISQAAFKDDLRRRSSDRQNRHPEQREWKRRLVTSVDRLKDSFCRQHALDLIFTEEGDSHLTADMYINLDGNVDEFEWFPSLIFQELFVKLNRMTSIAADMFVGRERFMTLLFMRLTETVILWLSEDQSFWDDIEDGPRPLGPLGLQQFYLDMKFVICFASQGRFLSRNLQRVINEIISKAMTAFSATGMDPYSELPEDVWFDDICHEAMERLSGKPKAINGERELNSPTASVSAQSISSVRSHGSS; translated from the exons ATGGCGTCGGCGAAGACGGCTCGGTCGAGAGGCACGCCGGTCAAGGAGAACGGCGTCAAGCTCGAGGAAGGCCTCAATGTCTTCAAGACTGATAGGTTCGATGCTCAGAGCTACGTTCAGTCTCGCTGCTCCCTCAACGAGAAG GAGTTGAGGCAGTTCTGCTCAAATCTTTTTGATTTGAAGAAGGCAGCTGCGGAGGAGATGCGCCGGAGTGTCTATGCGAATTATTCGGCATTCATACA AACGTCAAAAGAGATATCAGATTTAGAGGGGCAGCTTTCCTCCGTCAGAAACCTGCTATCTACTCTAGCTACAGTAAATCATGATCTATCTGAGGGTGTAAAGTTTGATTTATCGAAATCAGTGGAAGGGTCTACTGAAAATGGTTCATTGACTTTTGAAGATAGAGAGCCTTCAGACTTGGAGAAATGGTTAGTGGAATTTCCTGATCTCTTGGATGTTTTATTAGCTGAGAGGAGAGTGGATGAAGCTTTAGCCGCCTTGGAGGAAGGTGAACATGTGGCTTCCGAAGCAAAACAACTAAAGATGTTGGATCCAGCTTTACTCATGTCTCTACAGAATTCTGTTACTGAACGCAGGCAAAAGTTAGCTGATCAGCTTGCTGAGGCTGCTAACCAGCCTTCTACCCGTGGTGGTGAACTCCGTTCAGCTATATTGGCACTTAAGAAGCTCGGAGATGGCCCTCGTGCACACAGTCTTCTTCTGAATGCACATTACCAGAGGTATCAGTATAATATGCAAAGCCTTCGTCCatcaagcacctcatatggaggAGCATATACTGCTGCTCTTTCACAATTAGTGTTCTCTGCTATTGCTCAAGCTGCCACCGATTCCGCCACCATATTTGAGAATGAACCAGATTATACTTCTGAACTTGTTATGTGGGCCATAAAGCAAACAGAGGCTTTTGCTCTTCTCATTAAAAGACATGCGTTAGCTTCATCAGCAGCTGCTGGAGGTTTAAGAGCTGCTGCAGAGTGTGTTCAAATTGCATTAGGTCATTGCTCCTTGCTAGAAGCACGTGGCTTGGCCCTTTGTCCTGTGCTTTTGAAACTTTTTAGACCTAGTGTTGAACAAGCATTAGAGGCCAATTTAAAACGAATTGAAGAAAGTACTTCTGCATTAGCTGCTGCTGATGACTGGGTACTTACAGCTGCTCCAATGGCGACACGTCAACCTGGCAGGCCCTCAAGCTCATTCCTTGGTAACACAACAGCATTTCAACATAAACTTACAAGTAGTGCTCATCGGTTCAATTGGATGGTCCAG GATTTCTTTGAAGATGTAGGACCGTTGTTGAGCATGCAGTTGGGAGGTCAAACACTTGAAGGTTTGTTCCAAGTGTTTAACTCATATGTGAACATGCTCATAAAAGCGTTACCAGGTTCAATGGATGAAGAAGCAAACTATGAAGGTTCTGGGAATAAAATCGTTCGCATGGCTGGGGATGAAGCCCAACAGATGGCATTGCTGGCAAATGCATCATTGTTAGCAGATGAATTACTGCCACGTGCAGCCATGAAGCTCGCTCCAATATCTCAGGCTGCATTCAAGGACGATCTCCGCAGAAGATCATCAGATAGGCAAAACCGCCATCCTGAGCAAAGGGAATGGAAGAGAAGGCTCGTCACCTCAGTTGATAGACTAAAAGATAGTTTTTGTCGTCAGCATGCTCTAGATCTGATTTTTACAGAGGAGGGTGATAGTCATCTTACTGCTGATATGTACATAAACCTGGATGGGAACGTGGACGAATTTGAGTGGTTTCCATCCCTAATATTCCAG GAActttttgtaaaattaaacAGGATGACCAGTATAGCTGCAGATATGTTTGTAGGCAGGGAGAGATTTATGACATTGTTATTTATGAGACTAACAGAAACTGTCATCTTGTGGCTCTCGGAagatcaaagtttttgggatGACATTGAGGATGGCCCAAGGCCTTTGGGTCCTCTTGGTTTACAACAG TTTTACCTAGATATGAAGTTTGTTATATGCTTCGCTTCACAAGGTCGTTTCCTATCTCGAAATTTGCAACGTGTTATCAATGAGATCATATCTAAAGCAATGACAGCGTTTTCTGCAACGGGCATGGATCCCTACAG TGAGCTCCCGGAAGATGTGTGGTTTGATGACATCTGCCATGAAGCAATGGAAAGATTGAGTGGAAAACCGAAAGCCATCAATGGGGAGCGGGAACTTAACAGCCCAACTGCATCTGTTTCAGCACAATCAATCTCATCAGTTAGATCTCATGGGAGTTCTTGA
- the LOC126797675 gene encoding 60S ribosomal protein L7-2: MGEAVKVVVPESVLKKRKREEEWALAKKQGLVAAKTKKAENRKLIYVKAKQYSKEYADKENELIQLKREARLKGGFYVEPEAKLLFIIRIRGINAIDPKTKKILQLLRLRQVFNGVFLKVNKATLNMLHRVEPYVTYGYPNLKSVKELIYKRGYGKLNKQRIALTDNSVVEQGLGKHGIICTEDLIHEILTVGPHFKEANNFLWPFKLKAPLGGLKKKRNHYVEGGDAGNRENYINELIRRMN; the protein is encoded by the exons ATGGGTGAAGCAGTCAAGGTAGTGGTTCCAGAGTCTGTCCttaagaagaggaagagagaggagGAATGGGCATTGGCCAAGAAGCAAGGGCTTGTGGCCGCCAAAACTAAGAAAGCTGAGAACAGGAAgcttatatatgtcaaagccAAACAGTACTCCAAGGAGTACGCTGACAAG GAGAACGAGTTGATCCAGTTGAAGCGTGAGGCAAGGTTGAAGGGAGGTTTCTATGTTGAGCCTGAGGCTAAGCTCTTGTTTATTATTCGCATTCGTGG TATCAATGCCATTGACCCAAAGACAAAGAAGATCCTGCAGCTTTTGCGTCTGAGACAG GTCTTCAATGGTGTCTTCCTGAAAGTAAACAAGGCCACCTTGAACATGCTTCACAGGGTTGAGCCCTATGTGACTTATGG ATACCCTAACTTGAAGAGTGTCAAAGAATTGATTTACAAGAGGGGTTATGGCAAGTTGAACAAGCAGAGAATCGCTTTGACTGATAACTCTGTTGTGGAACAG GGTTTGGGCAAGCATGGAATTATCTGCACCGAGGATCTTATCCACGAGATTTTGACAGTTGGACCTCATTTCAAGGAGGCCAACAACTTCCTATGGCCATTTAAGCTCAAGGCACCATTGGGTGGTCttaagaagaagaggaatcaTTATGTTGAAGGTGGAGATGCTGGAAACCGTGAGAACTACATCAACGAGCTTATTAGGAGAATGAACTAG
- the LOC126799253 gene encoding ATP synthase subunit epsilon, mitochondrial, which translates to MSSSAAAPFWRTAGMTYITYSNICASLVRNCLKEPYKTEALSREKVHFAIAKWADGKPERPFIRTDQPE; encoded by the exons atgtcGTCGAGCGCAGCGGCACCGTTTTGGCGCACGGCCGGGATGACCTACATCACCTACTCCAACATCTGCGCCAGTCTCGTCCGCAATTGCCTCAAGGAGCCTTACAAGACCGAGGCTCTCTCCCGCGAGAAGGTCCACTTCGCCATCGCCAAGTGGGCCGACGGCAAGCCCGAGAGGCCCT TTATCCGTACGGATCAACCAGAATGA